Proteins encoded together in one Diceros bicornis minor isolate mBicDic1 chromosome 18, mDicBic1.mat.cur, whole genome shotgun sequence window:
- the PSMB6 gene encoding proteasome subunit beta type-6: protein MAATLVAAGGPGPAPAWGPEAITPDWENREVSTGTTIMAVQFDGGVVLGADSRTTTGSYIANRVTDKLTPIHDRIFCCRSGSAADTQAVADAVTYQLGFHSIELNEPPLVHTAASLFKEMCYRYREDLMAGIIVAGWDPQEGGQVYSVPMGGMMVRQSFAIGGSGSSYIYGYVDATYREGMTKEECLQFTANALALAMERDGSSGGVIRLAAIAESGVERQVLLGDQIPKFSIATLPRP from the exons ATGGCGGCCACCTTAGTAGCTGCTGGAGGACCGGGGCCAGCACCAGCCTGGGGACCAGAGGCCATTACCCCAGACTGGGAAAACCGGGAAGTCTCCACAGGG ACCACTATCATGGCCGTACAATTTGACGGGGGCGTGGTTCTGGGCGCCGACTCCAGAACAACCACTGG GTCCTACATCGCCAATCGAGTGACTGACAAGCTGACGCCTATTCATGATCGTATTTTCTGCTGCCGCTCAGGCTCAGCAGCTGATACCCAGGCAGTAGCTGATGCTGTCACTTATCAGCTTGGTTTCCACAG CATCGAGCTGAATGAGCCTCCACTGGTACACACGGCAGCCAGCCTCTTTAAGGAGATGTGCTACAGATACCGGGAAGACCTGATGGCAGGAATCATCGTTGCAGGCTGGGACCCCCAAGAAGGAGGGCAG GTGTACTCAGTGCCCATGGGAGGTATGATGGTAAGGCAGTCCTTTGCCATTGGGGGCTCCGGGAGCTCCTATATCTATGGCTATGTTGATGCCACCTACCGGGAAGGCATGACCAAGGAAGAATGTCTGCAATTCACTGCCAATG CTCTTGCTTTGGCCATGGAACGGGACGGCTCCAGCGGAGGGGTGATCCGCCTGGCAGCCATTGCAGAATCAGGGGTAGAGCGGCAGGTACTTTTGGGAGACCAGATCCCCAAATTCAGCATTGCCACTTTACCACGTCCCTGA
- the C18H17orf114 gene encoding uncharacterized protein C17orf114 homolog yields the protein MGLKGAWCFPWCGCRRQRGTERGAGLDPAAPPDPDPSPAIAPIVAEGDIPSLGPGAYFSRKARLSFRHQLHDIASANDSTI from the exons ATGGGTCTCAAGGGGGCATGGTGTTTCCCATGGTGTGGGTGCCGGAGACAGCGGGGGACTGAAAGAGGAGCAG GCCTAGATCCAGCTGCCCCTCCAGATCCAGATCCCAGTCCAGCTATAGCCCCCATCGTGGCTGAGGGAGACATACCCTCTCTAGGGCCTGGTGCCTACTTCAGCAGGAAAGCCCGACTGTCCTTCCGCCACCAGCTGCATGACATAGCATCGGCCAATGACTCCACCATTTGA